ACAAATTGGCGACCAAACGAAGCCCACAGTATGTATTATGCACGGACTCTTTGGTTCCTTGGAAAATTTAAATGTGGTGGCAAAAGCACTTGCTGAACATTTCAATGTGATTAACGTCGATTTGAGAAATCACGGTCGCTCTTTTCATGATGAGCAAATGTCCTATCCAATAATGGCAAAAGACATCAAAGCACTAATGGATGAGTTAAAACTGGATAAAATAAGCCTCGTTGGTCACTCGATGGGTGGTAAAGTGGCAATGCAATTCGCCCAATTATTCCCAGAAAGTATCAACAAACTTGTCGTATTAGATATTGCACCTGTTGATTATCACTCAAGACATGATGCAATAATAGCTGCGCTAAACGAAGTGCAAAAAAGTGATGTATCAAGTCGTAGTGAAGCAGATACCATCATGTCGCATTATATTGAAACCGTCGGTGTGCGTCAGTTTTTGCTCAAAAGTTTAGCAAAAAATGAAGAAGGCAAGCTTGCTTGGCGTTTCAATTTAGACGTAATTACTGAAAGATACGATACAATCACATCAAATATTAATGAAACTCATTCCTGTTTGTGCGATACTTTGTTCATTAAAGGGAATAACTCTGACTACATCCTGCCTGAGCATAGGGATGCCATCGCTCGTTTTTTCCCAAATGCGCGAGCAAAAATAATTCAAGGTGCGGGCCATTGGTTACATGCAGAAAAGCCCGAAGCGGTAAATCGCTCAATTATTGATTTTCTTCAATAAAACGAATCGAATTTACCGTTATAAACTTAATTTATGCATTTAGGTTATGTTATAGTAGCCGCCGTTTAAATATTGAGTAGAGCTCAGATGGTCAGTCAATTTATAAATGAATTTGAAACGCTAGGGCTGTGGTTTGCGCTAGCTGGTATATTCTTTTTCATCGGTATGGCGATTCAGGACGTACTGAAAAAAGGTGACGTGCCAAAGTTCGGACGCTATATCGTTTGGCTGGTGTTGTTTCTAGGTTGCTCTGGATTTATAGCAAAAGGCTTGATCCAAGTGTTTTGGCAAGGCGCAGGTGTTGGATAATGGCCAAGGCTGAAACAGATAGAACGACTATCGACCTATTTGAAAATGAAAAACGTCCCGGACGTCCTAAGACGAATCCACTGCCACGAGAAGTGCAGTTAAAGGTTAACAAGCGCAATCAAATCAAGAGAGATCGTGCTCGTGGCCTAAAAAGGGTAGAATTTAAGGTTTCATCAGAGTTGTATCAAGCGCTAAGTGATATGGCAGAGTCGCAAAACATTAGTCGAAGTGCACTCATCGAGACCATCTTACAAGAAAAGTTAGCGGTTAATAGATAAAAGGTAAGCAATTAATGGCAAGCGTAGGTATTTTTTTCGGCAGTGATACTGGTAATACAGAGCACGTTGCTAAAATGATTCAAAAAGAGCTAGGTAAAAAGCTCGTTGACGTAAAAGACATTGCTAAAAGCAGTAAAGAAGAGATTGCTGAATTCGATTTACTACTGTTCGGTATTCCAACATGGTACTACGGTGAAGCGCAATGTGACTGGGATGATTTTTTCCCTGAACTTGAAGAAGTCGATTTCGAAGGCAAGCTAGTTGCTATCTTCGGTTGTGGCGATCAGGAAGATTATGCTGAATACTTCCTCGATGCGATGGGCATGATCAACGACATCGTCACTGAGCGCGGCGCTATTGTTGTTGGCCATTGGTCTACCGATGGTTATGACTTTGAAGCGTCAAAAGCTGTCGTTGAAGATGGTAAATTTGTTGGTCTTGGTATTGATGAAGACCGTCAGCCAGAGCTAACAGAGCAACGAGTTAAACAATGGTGCGCACAAGTATATGACGAAATGTGCTTAAGCGAGCTGGAAGATTAATTCCATTTGCTTTGCACTTGCTGCCCGAGCAAGTTATTCTTAGGTATAGCGTCGTGAATATTGACCTAAGACAAATTATAACTAACAGATTGAGACAGATTTAATGACTGATCACAACTTAGAGCTTAAAAAGGCTGGTTTAAAAGTAACGCTTCCACGCATCAAAATTTTAGAGATCCTTCAGTCTCCTGATAATCAACACATCAGCGCAGAAGATGTGTACAAGATCTTATTAGACAAAGGTGAAGAAATTGGTCTAGCTACGGTATATCGCGTACTAAACCAATTTGATGATGCTGGTATTGTAACACGTCACCACTTTGAAGGCGGTAAATCTGTTTTCGAGCTGTCTGGCAGCACGCACCATGATCACTTGGTATGTTTAAAATGTGGCAAAGTTGTCGAGTTTGAAGATGACGTTATTGAAACACGCCAAGAAGAAATCGCGAACAGCAATGGCATCAAACTGACTAATCACTCACTATATCTATACGGTGAGTGTGAAGATAAAGAAGCGTGCAAAAAGTACGCTGAGGAAAATGGTAACTAACCTACCTTTTCGCCAATTTAAGCATTAAGCCAGCAAATTGCTGGCTTTTTAGTTCGCTAAATTTGGTAGTGTTTAGAAATCTGTGTCATTTCAGTAATATTAAGAGAAAGGAATGATACATGACTCAATCTTTCTACTTCAACAAAGCATTAGCCGAACTTCAATCTGGTAAAGGTTTAACTGGCGAAGATGGTGTTTTAACGCCACTCATTAAACAGTTAACCGAAGCTGCTTTAAAAGCAGAGCTAGAACAACATTTAGGCTCTGATCCGCAACCTAACCGCAAGAACGGCACAAGCAAGAAAACGATTAGATCATCCGTCGATCAATTTGAGCTTGAAACGCCAAGAGATCGTACAGACTCGTTTGAGCCTCAGTTGGTTAAGAAAAATCAAACCAAGCTAACGCCTGAAATTGACCAAAAAACCCTTTCCATGTTTGCTTTAGGCATGAGCTACCGGGATATTCGAGGCCACGCTCAGGAAATGTACGGCATTGAAATATCAGAAGCCACTATAACAGGCATAACTGACCAGCTAATACCAGAGCTTAAGGCTTGGCAATAACGAAGTCTTGATACCCTGTATCCGTTCATCTGGCTTGATGCTATTCACTATAAAATCAAAGAGAATGGCCGCTACGTTAGCAAGGCGGTTTACACCGTCCTTGGTATTAATATCGAAGGCCGTAAGGAATTACTTGGTCTGTATGTTTCAGAAAGTGAAGGCGCAAACTACTGGTTATCGGTGTTAACTGATTTACGCAATCGTGGCGTATCCGATATTTTAATTGCTTGTGTTGATGGACTTAAAGGCTTCCCTGAAGCGATTGGCACTATCTACCCTGAAACAGAGGTTCAACAGTGCGTTATCCATCAAATACGTAACTCAATGAAATACGTTGCTTCAAAACACCAGAAAGCATTCATGTTGCACTCGACGAACTCGATGCCAAATGGGGCAAGCTATATCCCATCGTTATCGAATCTTGGCGCCGTAAATGGTCGAATTTATCCGTTTACTTCAAGTATCCTGATTATGTGCGTAAGGCGATTTATACGACCAATGCAATTGAAGCAGTGCACCGTCAATTTAGGAAGTTAACCAAAACTAAGGGGGCATTCCCGAACGAAAATAGCTTGATGAAATTATTGTATGCCGGCATATTGAA
The sequence above is a segment of the Pseudoalteromonas piscicida genome. Coding sequences within it:
- a CDS encoding alpha/beta fold hydrolase, with product MQLNYQQIGDQTKPTVCIMHGLFGSLENLNVVAKALAEHFNVINVDLRNHGRSFHDEQMSYPIMAKDIKALMDELKLDKISLVGHSMGGKVAMQFAQLFPESINKLVVLDIAPVDYHSRHDAIIAALNEVQKSDVSSRSEADTIMSHYIETVGVRQFLLKSLAKNEEGKLAWRFNLDVITERYDTITSNINETHSCLCDTLFIKGNNSDYILPEHRDAIARFFPNARAKIIQGAGHWLHAEKPEAVNRSIIDFLQ
- a CDS encoding DUF2788 domain-containing protein, with protein sequence MVSQFINEFETLGLWFALAGIFFFIGMAIQDVLKKGDVPKFGRYIVWLVLFLGCSGFIAKGLIQVFWQGAGVG
- the ybfE gene encoding LexA regulated protein, with protein sequence MAKAETDRTTIDLFENEKRPGRPKTNPLPREVQLKVNKRNQIKRDRARGLKRVEFKVSSELYQALSDMAESQNISRSALIETILQEKLAVNR
- the fldA gene encoding flavodoxin FldA — translated: MASVGIFFGSDTGNTEHVAKMIQKELGKKLVDVKDIAKSSKEEIAEFDLLLFGIPTWYYGEAQCDWDDFFPELEEVDFEGKLVAIFGCGDQEDYAEYFLDAMGMINDIVTERGAIVVGHWSTDGYDFEASKAVVEDGKFVGLGIDEDRQPELTEQRVKQWCAQVYDEMCLSELED
- the fur gene encoding ferric iron uptake transcriptional regulator, whose protein sequence is MTDHNLELKKAGLKVTLPRIKILEILQSPDNQHISAEDVYKILLDKGEEIGLATVYRVLNQFDDAGIVTRHHFEGGKSVFELSGSTHHDHLVCLKCGKVVEFEDDVIETRQEEIANSNGIKLTNHSLYLYGECEDKEACKKYAEENGN